AGCAATTCTGGAATACAAAGCTGACGGTGCTGATTTGGAAGCAACCGAAGTTTCCGAAGTCGCCGGAAAGGGCTTAAAAGGAACGGTCAATGGAAGAACCGTTTTTGTCGGCAACAAAGCACTGATGACCTCGAATAGTATAGAAGTACCCTCTGAAACCGATAGCATTGTAGAATCCATAGTAATGGTTGCCATTGATGGAAAGTTTGCAGGCTATGTGACCATTGCCGATGAGCTGAAGGAAGATGCCCACCAAGCCATTAAGCAAATACGTGAGGCTGGTATTTCAAAAATCATAATGCTTTCGGGCGATAAGGATTCCATTACCCAGCAAGTAGCAAAAGAACTGAACATAGATTGGGCAAAAGGTGGTTTATTGCCGGAAGATAAGTTAAACGAGGTCGAAGAACTCAAAAAACAACCTGAAACGAAAGTGGCATTCATAGGCGATGGTATCAACGATGCGCCTGTATTGGCAGCAAGTGGTGTGGGTATCGCAATGGGTGGTTTGGGTAGTGATGTTGCCATTGAGACGGCAGATGTTATCATCCAAACCGACCAACCAAGCAAAATTGCCAGGGCAATTAAAATTGGGCGTTCTACCCGAAGCATCGTTTGGCAAAATATTGGCTTGGCATTTGGGGTGAAAGTAATTGTGCTTATCCTTGGTGCAGGTGGATTAGCTACAATGTGGGAAGCAGTGTTTGCCGATGTGGGTGTGGCGCTTTTGGCTATATTAAATGCGGTTCGGTTGCAGAAGATGAAGTGGAAAGATTCTTAAACAAACTGTGACTTAACAAGTTCAACAAGAGTTGAGTATAAATTATTACCACTATATTTATAGGTCCAAACGAAGACCTATTATGATACATATATTCACAACAGGTGGCACCATAGAGGGTTTAGATTATGTTGATGACAACGGAATAACAAAATCCAATGTTACCATCGAGGATTTTTTTAAAGGTGCAAATGTTGATTTTAAATATACCATCGAGGGCGTCTTTAAAAAAGATAGTCGGGCAATAAATGAAAATGATAGAAATCTGTTAGTTAGCAAGATTGCCGAATCTAATGCAACTAAAATTTTAATAACACACGGTACTTTCACGATGGAAGATACCGCAAAATATATAGGAAGACTCAATCTGAAAAAAACCATTGTTCTGGTTGGGTCTTTCATTTTAGGTTCATCTGAGAACACGGATGCACCATTTAATTTAGGATATGCAATCAGCTCGCTACAGCTTCTAAAACCGGATGTTTATATTGCTATGAACGGACAAATTTTTCTTTGGAACAATGTTTCAAAAAATTTAGAAACCAACAAATTTGAGCGCAATGAGTAGGAATATAAATGTTTGGGACATCAATACATTGGACAACGTTCTTCTATCTTTTAATAGATACGGTCATTGTATTGCTTACCCTTTATTTTTCGAGAAAAAAAACTCGCAGTAGCCTAAGACGGTTTCTCTATCTTGGCTTTTTATTTATTGCCTATAATGCCACTGGTGGGTTTCTACCCGTAGAAGATTTTCCCGGACCTTTTATACTTCAATATATAATTACTTACGGTGTTGCCATTACGCTTTGTGTTTACATTGTTTACTACCTGTATAAAGAGTATGATATTGTTGTGTTGAAGTTTAACTCGTCCATTAGAAATCTTGCAATACTGGCAAGTGTCAGTTTTATAGTTTTATTCTTGATTCCCTATTTTCTAACAGATTCGCTGAAATCGGCACGTTTTCTTTTTACCATTCCGATATCGATTTTAGCCTTTATTTTTTTATTCATTTTCTACCGTAGAATCTCGAATCCCAGCAATCCAAATGCCTTTATACTAAGGCGAAATAAGTTGTCGATGGTTAGTGTGGCAAGCATAGCCTTATTACCCATTTGTACGGTAATAGGCGATTACCAATGGATAACTTTTACCGTAATGAACTTGGCTTTTTTTGCGATAACCGCTATTGAAGCAGATAGGTATTTGTACTTTATAGAAAACAATAATCGAATGTATGAGGTATTCGCCTTAAAGAAAAAACAACGGGATGAATCGGTAGAGCGCAAAATCATTTATGAAGATTTGACACGAAGGGAAATCGAGGTCGCCTTGTCAATTCTGAGTAATTTGAGCTATAAAAATATAGCCAAAGATTTGTTCATTGCTGAAAGTACGGTATCAAAACACGCATCCAATATCTTTAAAAAGACCGGTGTGAAGAATAGGCGCGAGTTTTTAAAGCGATTCAGGAAGAAAAGTAAGTAAATTCAATTCTTTGCAGAACCCACTATATACAATGTCTCACAAATAATCCGTAGAAAAATACGGACTATTCCGTAATTATATACGGTGCGTTTTCCTTGTAAAATCACAAGGTAAAGTTACTTTAGATAGAGTTCCCTAAAATACATCAATGAACCACAAATTTTATGAAGCGTGACTTTCATTTATACCATTTTGCAGGACTATGACATCATCTAACCAACCTTATCAACTAAATCCCATTACTATGGTTTCAATATTAAAAGTACCTGCTTATGGACTCACAATTATTATCAAAAAAGTTATTAGAGGATCTGGATGAAATAAGAGTTCAAAACGAAAATATTTTAGACTGTGCGGTACGTTCTATAAAAGCCTGCCGCAAATTATTGAGCTTCTACAAAAATGAAATTCTCAATAAAGAATTTAAATCCATCAAAGAAGAAATAAAATTCTTTAAAGAAACAAAACAGGTGCCTCTAATACGGCTCATATACTTTTCAGAAATCCATTCGTTTGAAGTTCAATTTCCCAAAGGCAATAAAGATTGCCAGTTAAAGTTCATTAAAAGGAAAATTAACAAATTAAATCGCTTCTTTCTCTATAACATAGATTTTGGTCGATACGTCAATTCTGGTGCTACGCATTTTGACAAGGAATATTACACAAGGGATTATCTCGAAACCTTTCATATTACAACATCCAAATTCTACTTTCAAGACCCTGAATTTTGCACACCAAGAGATATGCTTTTGGGCAAATACAAGGCGTATGATTATTTAGTGACCTATTTTGATGAAAAGAAAGATAGGGTTCGTAACGGATTAAACGGAAAACACAATAGCATCAAACCAATGGAAAAAATTGATTGGCCATTTTCTAACACAGATTATGTGGAACTGCTCTATGCACTATGTTCAAAAGGATTGGGAAAACAAAACAATCAAGGCATTATGCAGGTTTCAAAAAAGTTGGAACAACTATTTAATATTGAACCAAAGGACATCTACAAAACCTTTCAGGACATCAAAAACAGGAAAAAAAGCCGAACGCTATTTCTTGATGAACTAAGCACATCGCTTCTTTCTGAAATGGATAAAAGCGAGGAATGAACCCATAATTTTCTCTATTAATATTACGTTTCAAATTGTTAAAAAAAGACCGTAGTACGGTTGACCTACGGTAATCGAGTTCCGCATCAATTTACCATAAATTTTAGAGTGATTTGATAGCATCATTTCATAAAAATTATCTCAAAACACTATAAAACATAACAAATTTCAAGATGTTAAATTTTAACCGTAGTACGGTCGTACTGGGGAATAAAATCCAATAAACCTATTCAAATTTGTAGAACGAAAGTCAAATCAAGTCAGGGGCTATCAATTAAAAATTTTAAATCATCGATAGCCCTTTTCTTTAAAACCGTTCTATTATGCCGACAAGTATTATTACCACAGACGATCTTCGGGAATTCAAAATGGAATTGCTCGATGACATCAAAAAACTACTTACCAGACAAGCCAGCGGGAAACTAAAGAAGTACCTCAAATCTTCTGAGGTTATGGATTTACTTCAAGTCAGTCCAGGCACACTTCAAAATCTTCGCATCAATGGCACCTTGCCTTATACCAAAGTAGGTGGGATTATCTATTATGATACAGAGGAAATACAAAAAGTGATGGATGCCAACCGTGTGCATCACGGTCTAAATTCTTAAGCGATGAACTATATAAAGCTACTTAATGCGGCTTTTGAAAAGTTCTATTTTGATGACCGCTTAAACCCTACCCATATCAGTTTGTATATGGCGCTGTTCCAAGAATGGAACAGCTCTCGGTTTATGGATGAATTCTACGTGAACCGTAGGGAACTGATGCGCGTTGCCAAGATTGGTTCAAAATCTACGTACCATAGGTGTATTGTCGATTTGGATGCTTGGCTGTACCTATCCTACTTTCCTTCCAACAATCCATACAAAGGCAGCAAAATCAAGATGGCCATTATTGGGACAAGTGATGAACGGGTTACGGGACAGTACAATCCCATTTTAGAACAGCTTGCGGAACAGTACCATCCCAGAGGTGTACCGCTTGAGGGACACCACCATCCCAAAAACGGACAGGTTGTGTACCAACACCGTCCCATAGATGGACAAGCATTGGTATCTAATACAAACAATATCAAACAAGAAAACAATATAAAACAGCCAAAGGGCAGGCAGGCCGTTATTTTATTTTTTGAAGAAAAAGATTTTGATGCTGATGAAGCAAAAAAATTCTACGAGCATTATGCCGACCGGGAATGGAAAACAAGCGACGGAAAACCGATACGGGATTGGCGCTCATTGGCCACAAACTGGATGGATAGAACCGAACTTTTTGAAGAAGAAAACAAACCAAACAAAAAACAAGCGTCCCTAATCAAGGACAACTTGCGAACCACTAAAAACAAAGACTATGGACAACCCCTCTAAAATTACCGAAGGTGGTGTGGAATATTCGTTGGGAAAATTCGATGGTAAAAGCGTTCTCTACGACTTCCCGAAAATTCTGATTTACCTGAATGCCAAGGGCAAACTGTTGTTCGGAAAGAAATTCAGGATTTATGATGAGGACAAAGATATTTTACTAACGCTCTGTTCATATTTCATCAAGGACAAGGAAAATTGCGAAACCTACGGCATCGACGTGGATAAAGGCATCTTGCTTTCTGGACCGGTAGGTTGTGGAAAGACCTGTTTAATGAAATTGCTACGGCATTTAGTACCCTTGCAACGACCTTACGAAATGATTCCCTGTCGGAATGTCACATTTAGTTTCAATCATCTTGGCTTTAAAACGGTTGAGGAATATGGCAACACCAAATTTTATTGTTTTGATGATTTGGGTGTCGAACCCGCTGGAAGATTCTACGGTAAAGATTTGAACGTTATGGGCGAAGTACTATTATCCCGATACGAGCTCTATCTTGACACGAAACGTAAAATTAAGACCCACGCCACTACCAATCTAAACGCTGAAGAATTGGAAGAACGCTATGGCAACCGAGTCCGTAGCCGGATGCGGGAACTCTTTAATTTGATTGCCTTTGATAAAGGGGCTGGGGATAAAAGAAAGTAATCTGCCAATGAGAAACTTACACTGAACAAAATCCCATATCTAATAATTTACCGTTTTTTTCGTTGACTTATGTAATTGACGCAAAGCAATACGGAACGGCAACCGTAGTCGCAAATTT
This Rasiella rasia DNA region includes the following protein-coding sequences:
- a CDS encoding asparaginase domain-containing protein translates to MIHIFTTGGTIEGLDYVDDNGITKSNVTIEDFFKGANVDFKYTIEGVFKKDSRAINENDRNLLVSKIAESNATKILITHGTFTMEDTAKYIGRLNLKKTIVLVGSFILGSSENTDAPFNLGYAISSLQLLKPDVYIAMNGQIFLWNNVSKNLETNKFERNE
- a CDS encoding helix-turn-helix domain-containing protein produces the protein MFGTSIHWTTFFYLLIDTVIVLLTLYFSRKKTRSSLRRFLYLGFLFIAYNATGGFLPVEDFPGPFILQYIITYGVAITLCVYIVYYLYKEYDIVVLKFNSSIRNLAILASVSFIVLFLIPYFLTDSLKSARFLFTIPISILAFIFLFIFYRRISNPSNPNAFILRRNKLSMVSVASIALLPICTVIGDYQWITFTVMNLAFFAITAIEADRYLYFIENNNRMYEVFALKKKQRDESVERKIIYEDLTRREIEVALSILSNLSYKNIAKDLFIAESTVSKHASNIFKKTGVKNRREFLKRFRKKSK
- a CDS encoding RteC domain-containing protein, whose translation is MDSQLLSKKLLEDLDEIRVQNENILDCAVRSIKACRKLLSFYKNEILNKEFKSIKEEIKFFKETKQVPLIRLIYFSEIHSFEVQFPKGNKDCQLKFIKRKINKLNRFFLYNIDFGRYVNSGATHFDKEYYTRDYLETFHITTSKFYFQDPEFCTPRDMLLGKYKAYDYLVTYFDEKKDRVRNGLNGKHNSIKPMEKIDWPFSNTDYVELLYALCSKGLGKQNNQGIMQVSKKLEQLFNIEPKDIYKTFQDIKNRKKSRTLFLDELSTSLLSEMDKSEE
- a CDS encoding helix-turn-helix domain-containing protein; protein product: MPTSIITTDDLREFKMELLDDIKKLLTRQASGKLKKYLKSSEVMDLLQVSPGTLQNLRINGTLPYTKVGGIIYYDTEEIQKVMDANRVHHGLNS
- a CDS encoding ATPase encodes the protein MDNPSKITEGGVEYSLGKFDGKSVLYDFPKILIYLNAKGKLLFGKKFRIYDEDKDILLTLCSYFIKDKENCETYGIDVDKGILLSGPVGCGKTCLMKLLRHLVPLQRPYEMIPCRNVTFSFNHLGFKTVEEYGNTKFYCFDDLGVEPAGRFYGKDLNVMGEVLLSRYELYLDTKRKIKTHATTNLNAEELEERYGNRVRSRMRELFNLIAFDKGAGDKRK